In Tubulanus polymorphus chromosome 2, tnTubPoly1.2, whole genome shotgun sequence, a single window of DNA contains:
- the LOC141900448 gene encoding transcription factor Jun-like has product MPVLSLLTGRRRYHPQEQSDPVSAASSNSKPQQQQPTTSKMETTMYGDDVQSQNSVRQLKRTMTLDFNSGMSAIKSKKAKLANTPGLLGSPDLNMLKLASPELERMIIQQNGMITTTPTPTQFLCPKFVTEEQEAYARGFVDALEELHKTHEGGDSIDNLTTLSQQQVSSSSFDATAAGFAQPQTTYTTLNTVASLPSMQQSFVDTVPIATTTVTNSMTNAAQNPLIMRIKEEPQTVPSLCNSPPLSPVDMENQEVMKVERKRARNRIAARKCRHRKLERISRLEDKVNDLKDENENLSTTATSLREQVCRLKQQILEHVKSGCQVMMSQNLTF; this is encoded by the coding sequence ACCACAGCAGCAACAACCAACAACGTCTAAAATGGAGACCACCATGTACGGAGACGATGTCCAATCGCAGAATTCCGTTCGCCAGTTGAAGAGAACGATGACGCTCGATTTCAATTCGGGAATGTCAGCGATCAAGTCGAAGAAGGCGAAACTGGCGAATACGCCCGGATTATTGGGATCGCCCGATTTGAACATGTTGAAGTTGGCGTCACCGGAACTCGAGCGTATGATCATCCAACAGAACGGTATGATCACGACGACGCCGACTCCGACGCAGTTCCTGTGCCCGAAATTCGTCACCGAAGAACAAGAAGCGTACGCGCGAGGCTTCGTCGACGCGCTCGAAGAACTTCACAAAACCCACGAGGGCGGCGATTCGATCGATAACCTGACGACGCTCAGTCAACAGCAAGTGTCGTCGAGTTCGTTCGACGCGACCGCCGCCGGCTTCGCTCAGCCTCAAACTACGTACACAACGTTGAACACTGTCGCGTCGTTGCCGTCGATGCAACAATCGTTCGTCGACACGGTCCCGATCGCGACGACCACCGTCACGAATTCCATGACGAACGCGGCGCAAAATCCGCTGATCATGCGCATCAAAGAGGAGCCGCAAACTGTTCCGAGTCTATGCAATTCTCCTCCGTTGTCGCCCGTCGACATGGAGAACCAGGAGGTGATGAAAGTCGAACGCAAACGCGCGCGCAACCGCATCGCCGCGCGCAAGTGTCGCCACCGCAAACTCGAACGGATCTCGCGTCTCGAAGACAAAGTGAACGATTTGAAGGACGAAAACGAGAACTTGTCGACGACGGCGACGAGTTTACGCGAACAGGTCTGCCGGTTGAAACAGCAAATTCTCGAACACGTGAAAAGCGGCTGTCAGGTTATGATGTCTCAGAATCTGACGTTTTGA